Genomic segment of Cyprinus carpio isolate SPL01 chromosome A13, ASM1834038v1, whole genome shotgun sequence:
TCAGTCAATTAGTGGGATGCATGGTCTGGCAGAGCTCTCCACAcatacttttcattttctgtGTATTATGTCTTCATGAttgtctcctgctggtttgttttCAGTGAGGCAGGCTCGTGAAGCAGCGCTGGATGCTCAGCTCCTGGTACTAGCCACTGATCTAGGGAAGGAAAAGGCCAGCCAGCTACATGCTGAAGGCTCTGCATTTGACCCATCTGCATTTGCAGAACATTTGGTAAGTTACTGTGAGAGGAAAGGCCAGGGCtctgttttccaaaagcattgtaagcctaagtAGATTGTAGAACCATTGCCTCCAGTGGTCTCTGCAATCAGCTTAGCTCatgatgcttttgagaaacgcaaCCCGGATCTTGTATTTAGTGTCAGATGAGAAAAGCATGTTTCGATTTACTGTGAAATTTCTCTTATTGATCATTCTAGTTGTCCTTCATGGGTCTGAATCGTTTGGAGGATGAAAGTGGTCAGGATGGGAACTTGGAGGGATATTTACCACAAAGTGCCTGGCAGAGGCTCGCAAAGAGATCTGAGTACTGCTTCAAAACAGCCCCCTCATTCCACTACATGTGAGTATGTCTGTAGTATGGGTCAGTTTAAGTCAAATTAAACTGAAGGTGATAAGGTAATTATATTGGAAATTCACAttatatttgtaatcattttgcAGATAATTTCAACGATTTTCATGATTTTAAGTTTTCTAAAGAGTATGTTATTATTAGGCTAGTTTTGTGATTCCATTCTTGCCCCTTTGTACTGATATATTGTACTGAGGTCTTTGTGGCCCACTTCTGTAGTAAATGAAACTATTGATTTAATGGAATCAGGTcaaagccaaaaaaaatatttttttgttgctaagtatttcttttaaataaatgctgtttgataTCCATGATATTTATTGGATAAACATACCTTTATCTTACTTTTATTTACACTAAACCTCTGAATCTGTTTGATTGCACTGGATACTAAGCTGTACTATATCTTACAAAAACAGAGCATCTTCTGACAGCCTCATTTTGGAGTGTTTACAAATACATTGTGCAGTTTACAATacctttgttatttttgtttaattcaagCTTGGGCTCGTTTCTGGCAGAGCCTCCTCCGCCACGGCAGAGAGTTGAAAGACAAAGGAAAGCACCCAGCAAAGAGGCCAAACGAATGATGCCCACCCAGGTGTGCTCATTATAATGCAAATGCTGACAGGCTCTGGAAATATTCTTGATAATCTGTCtgattttaagaaattaagaaaatatcttGTCATTACAGCTGAAGAAAATGGAAGAATCTAACCAGGAGGCGACAGAGAGAGAGGTTGAAAGAATTCTTGGATGTCTGCAAAAATACTTTGCTGATGACCGTaagcatgttaaaataaaatgtcagagtTAAGCAAAACAGACTATGccaaaacccattaaaaatgaCCTTTTCCGGAACAGCTGAGGAACCCATTTCATATTACGAGTTCGTCATTGACCCCAACTCCTTCTCCCGGACTGTGGAGAACATCTTCCACATGTCTTTTCTCATAAGGGTAAGTTAAGAGGCAACAACAGCTTTGGAGATTAAACATAAGTCTCAcgataatgaataatatataaccCTCAGGATGGTCTGGTGAAAATGAACTTGGATAAGTATGGGCTTCCTTGTATAGGTAAGATCAAATCCACAGGTCACCATTTtagttgtgtttgtttgaatgtaCTTCGAGATGATATGTATTATTGGTGTACTATAGCTCCAGTAGAGGAAGGTGAGGTAGAGCTTGGGGGAGCTGCTGTCCGAAATCAATGTGTCATCTCCATCAACCAGAAAAGCTGGAGGGTGAGCATTTTATGACTGCATTTGGTATTATCAAAGCAGATGTTTGGGGTCGGAAAGAAGTGTTTTCTGGATTCTAATTGAGATGATAATGTAGAAATCATTTTCTTCTCGGGATTACCAGAGGCTTGTGTCTTTAACAACTAAATATTTAAGACATATTTTTTACAACTTTTCCatgttcaaatatttatttagcttggAACAGGCTGTTCTTTACCTTAAATAACTTGTATCTATGATCTGTGTCTTGCAGGAAATCATCGAGGCCTTTGATATTAAGGGAGCTATGATCCCTCCTCCAGAAGTTTTGTCGCAGTAAAGCTAAGTTGGAGGATAGTTAGCGACAGCCgcacaaatatttgtaaaataaaaaaatgctgttttcttctttttatattttttatatttgggatcACAATTTTAAGAGTTATGTCTTTGAATTCTGTATAAAATGTTATAAGTGTTTcttatacaataaatgtaaagtGAACTTGCACTCAACATTATATTGAGTGTTGGATTCCAAGTAAAactaaagaaatgttttattttgatggaaacaGGTTATATAAAGTTCATCTCTGTTCTTTCTCTGAATTTGGAATATGCAGGGAAGCTGGTCAATTGTGTGCATAAAGTCTGGATGCTTAAAAACTTCTCTCTGTTCACATGGGATCAATATTTCATAAAACAGGTTTGCTTTGTAAATCATTATGTAAAGATATCCTGTTTGCAAGTCAAATCTCCGTTTGCACAGCCCTCATACTACAGAGTGGCCGcttatacttaaagggatactccaccccaaaatgattttttttttcattggttaatgtagttcaaaatgattttttttttcgttcgtcttcggaacacaatttaagatattttggatgaaaacctgtagGTCTGAgagtgtcccatagactgccaaatatttaagattttttgggtgaataaaAGGTGTTAtggtcgtcgtcagaatactccatctgccatcagacgtgcaatctgggttttatgaagtgacgggaacacaaGGATGCTTGTGGTggggatgacacagaagagcatacacagcatatggtgatatggagagacatagagcagaccgctgacaaaggaattattgaataaagtcattatttttgttttctactcttacaaaaagtgttcccgtcgctttatataacccagattgcccgtctgatggcagatggagtattctgatgacgactttcataccttttatggatcttgacactgctatttacttggcagtctatgggacagtctcaagcctccaagttttcatccaaaatatcttaaattgtgttccgaagacgaacggagctattacgggtttggaacgacatgggggtaagtgattaatgacaaaatttgcattttggggtggagtatccttttaaaggTAATTTCCTTGAATATCATTTTACTATCTAAGCTGCTCCATTAAACCTTACTATGATTGTGTATAGATAAGAAACTTAATGCAGATTAACTAAATATGTGcatagtgttgttgttttttatggttttgtttgaattatggttttgtttgaatttcttaataGTAATTACTAATCATTAATCTGGTCACAAAATTATGTAGTAAAATGAACCTCAAAATAGCCATATACTGACTTCATTGTTTGTTCGGATTACATTTGAACACTACCACGTAGAGgtgaaatataatttgtattatttttattttaataaagttgaaTATGTGTGAATGTGATGTAAAACTACTCTTTAAAAATTCTTAATCAATACATACTTTTGACTGCTGCCTCTAGTCAAGTATATAAATACTGCCATATggcaatatttgtattttcttgGGCTTTGTTGTCTGTTACATGTTCATATAAAGTCTGTGTAAAATGCTTATGCAGGGAGGAGATAGAGAGCTGTTCATGTGTGCAGTGGTGCGGTCCTAACTGCCCTGTAGTGTGATCCCACTGACATCTGAAGCCTTTTTGGAGGGATCTGCCTGCTGTTTGAGTAACACTCATGTTCACAAGATACTTCTTTAATCTGCAGGGATTTTTGGACAGTGCAGTGGTGTAAATCTGCATTAAGATCAGTGGCTGAAGTTGTGATATTAGTGTAGTATTGATTTCTGTTGATTTCTtagaatttttgtcttttttttgaaagttgaaaATTGTTATCTGCTTGTTGGTGTGCTTTGTTTAGGTGCTGTTTTATGCCATTATATGCTTAATTTAAtgttcttaatatatatatatttttttttggtgggggtggggggcttACTGCTTGAAGAACTACATCTATGTATCTCAAATTTGCTGAAATCCTGTCTTTCCTAAGAAAATGGCACCTTATAAAAGCAAAATTCTTTATATAGCATTTAATTGCCACTTACCAAATTTATTGTCGATATCCTCAAATGTTCttaattttttcatctttttaatgtGGTGTTTTTAAGTTTGTCTTTATTAAACACTTTTGTTATGTAATTTTAAGGGAACTGCAGTATCTTTTTCTGGTGTCCATTTTTAGTGAATACAAATTAGTAAGATATgcatcaaaacaaataatgtgtactgtgtaaataatgcattcatttgaaaaggcaattttttatagaattaaGGTCACATTTTTTGCTGAAAGTTCATTTTCCTAAGGGATGCACAGACCATTCTGGCCAacactgataattattttcatgttatgactgatattaaaattctgtaatatttAGCCTTGAATAACAATTATTTGTTTCAATGTTAATTCAGTGTTGTGATGCTTCAATTCAGGATCACAGCATTGTCATTTGCAGTATGAAATATgcataactatttatttttagataaatatttgATGAGAAAGTTCAATATTTTTTGTGAGAAAGACCCAATAATTATAGTCCCTATAGGGTCATCATTATTGGAAATgactctttaaaggaatagttcacccaaaactgaaaatttgatgggcaagtgatataatgctaagtttctccaaatctgttctgatgaagaaacaaacttttctacatcttggatggaatGAGGGGGagcacattttcaacaaattctcattttttgggtttcaatatttgtttttacgtagtgctgtcactttaagttAGCACTAGATGAtggcaaaatttcattttaaataaaaaacaggcaAGAAATGAATGCCTACAATTAAATGTCCAGTACTGACCAATATACCCATATCTTTATTGATTTCAATACGTTTTGTTTATCATGCAAAAGAAAGCCAGTGTAGCATGAGACAGTCTATGCCTCAGTCaaatcaataaattttttttggaagtCAACATGAGACTAATGTGGTGACCAACTTTACTACGGTATTGTGACAGTTTAACGGCATattgggagaagaaaaaaaagtagagcAGGCTTGATCTTATCCATTGGTTATTGATTGGATGGCActgaatggaggcagatctgaatatGATTGGCTCAATAAGAACAAGGTATAAATTTATAGTATGTTCTGTAGTttatagtatacattttttaatggactTATTATTCTTTATAGATAGAGAGAGCTGTTACTTGGCCAGTAACATGCATTGAGAAAAAAAGGGGCAATTTTCTTTTCCTGCTGACATTAATGCCAagaatgaatattttgaattcagtCCATCAATCATGAGGCTTGATATATCTTATCCTTTTATTTTCTGCCACTGTCCCATTTCACTTGAGTAGCTCCATTGCTTTTCCTCTAGCGATTTTCTTTTGATGCTCAGTACCGTGTCATCATGCATGCAGCTGTTACTCTTTTAAACTTGCAGATTACAGTGGGATGCAAAcatttgggaaccccttgcagaatctgtgaaaatgtgaataattttaacaaaataagagagatcatacaaaatgcatgttattttttatttagcactgtccggagtaagatattttacataaaagatgtttacattttgttcacaagacaaaaaaatagttgaaattattaaaataaccccattcaaaagttcgGGAACCACTAAAAccatattttgttgaaatatatatttttttccatttagtactgccccttcggaagcaacagaagatTATTGCATGTTTcctggaacacaaattaagtacaattaaccttgatcttcaaattccaaaagttttcaccccccagcacttaatgcattgtgtttccttcaggagcatcagtaaatgtttgaacctttttaatagttgtgtttgagtccctcagttgtcctcagtgtgaaaagattgatctcaaaatcacacagtcactgctggaaagggttcaaatatgcaaaagatgctggaaaactgaagaatccgCAGGACCTGGaggtttttctgaagaacagtgctccatttaactgttcagaacaaacaagggactcatgaacaacaatcataaaacaaaaaaacagtcatggatcatccaggaaaccACACagagtattaagaaccaaggtttcctaaactttttttttttgaatggggttatttgaataattttttttttttttttttttgtcttgtggactatatgtaaacatcttttatgtagaatatcttactcaggacagtactaaataaaaaataacatgcatttagtatgttCTCTGTTTTGttcaaattattcacattttcacagattctgcaaggggctCCCAAACTTTCGAGTGCCACTGTATCTGTATCTATTTTCCTCATTCTCATTCGGCCTCTGTATTTTCTGTCCTCCCCCTCCTCTCCCTGCTTGTGTGACAGTAGCTGTTGATAACAGAGGGGCTTTTTACCCCCTGGCAGTGTAGCATCTTTTAGCATCGCTGCAAAACCCAATGAAGTAAGAGAGGAATAAATGtcaagacacatttttttttaaatcttgagcTGTGCTGTTTATATAATTGTGTTATTATATAACAGAGAATTAGCATCTATGTCATAGTTATACCCTGGGCATTGCAGTAGGCttattcacacacactctcacacacacacatatgagggTATCCTCGCACGCTTGCACTCACTTGCTCACACCCTGCTTGCATTGCTCAGTGATGCCATTTCTTTGTAGTGGGGATGCAATCCTGGAGAGATTATTTTTGCAAGCCTTGTAGTGCTTCAGTCACCTCTCCTCAGGAGGACATGGAATACAGGATGGGAAGCTGCATCGGAGTCGCACGCAGCCAGGTAACACTACATCTTAGAATCTGCAGAAAGAATGGCAAAATGAGAATGAGTGGGAAGACATCACCGGCTGTTCGTTGGTTGTCAGTGCAGGCAGAAGAAGGGGATGAGGGGGAGTATTTGTGTTGGACTAGGCTGACGTCAGGGGGATATGAAAGAAAAAGCATGTATTTTTGGCTGTCTCTTCTCATACTGGCCTGTAGTGGAGGGAGCTTGGGAGACTAAGAGTGTGAAAGGAGACGGGAATGGAAGGGAAAAGAGAGGGGGAGGTGCAAAAAGATGCCTGACAATATCTACAGTGTAAGAGGGGAAAGGATGCAGGAAAAggaatgacatatatatatatatatatatatatatatatatatatatatatatatatatatatatatatatatatatatatatatatatataaatgcatggcTGTAGACAACAAGCAAATGAAGTCTAAATTGTGCTGAAAATTGATGTGAGaattaaataaaggaaaaaaattaggaataaggggaaaaaaaggaattgATTCCCTTGACAA
This window contains:
- the LOC109111065 gene encoding non-structural maintenance of chromosomes element 4 homolog A-like, whose amino-acid sequence is MSDSRRRSKGSQEETAGTSNGLGGRNRSERACDMGDEDDTGAGPSAISDEDDDPTRRREIRSKYRDLINQVQQNREDMLNPANNKLTDVLEEANKLFANVRQAREAALDAQLLVLATDLGKEKASQLHAEGSAFDPSAFAEHLLSFMGLNRLEDESGQDGNLEGYLPQSAWQRLAKRSEYCFKTAPSFHYILGSFLAEPPPPRQRVERQRKAPSKEAKRMMPTQLKKMEESNQEATEREVERILGCLQKYFADDPEEPISYYEFVIDPNSFSRTVENIFHMSFLIRDGLVKMNLDKYGLPCIAPVEEGEVELGGAAVRNQCVISINQKSWREIIEAFDIKGAMIPPPEVLSQ